A single genomic interval of Helianthus annuus cultivar XRQ/B chromosome 13, HanXRQr2.0-SUNRISE, whole genome shotgun sequence harbors:
- the LOC110900961 gene encoding uncharacterized protein LOC110900961: MENDDRITLLNDIDATNYTIKVKIVSLWRKKMRDNERETYRIDMILMDKKGSKIQASCLHRLFSKFERHLNVDECLIIKWPSLAGNTVSFKIVPNNQKLSFYYHTFVEKCNIWEGSQYGFNFVEFNDVLSKKIKEGTTVDFIGYVGVCYNIEETNKKDGSKGKRLNLKLQDLEDVQIDLTLWDDYAKDMYSYMVNEKREAHVVVVVHFGAVKTYKGKWGFSNNFDGSRLFINDNFDDMLLFKQKFLAKLSASSESSSHAGSYMMCSVEDDLLKNDVFSPIAYLPSILEVFLNIYCFMFSKESCVVGTIVAIVSDKMWYYDGCNYCKSKVEKKFETYDKDDGTSDVRDAKLYQCSNKDCNGKEVFPLSRFKIPVRVQDSTGTVTLTLFDHEALKFVGKTAKELIQIQDELLKTNDFSREYPVEFEELVNLIVTTDDDILDKLNKKFKIDQIDVSETFGMSQSELQTSAAEGLKDADSYTGDGDNTTPVSKDYAVDLKQSSSDMKRNLDDVYLNEVGLASSATEQAKCKRSLRKLYIDSKKSSAVAFPDYVVRAVEAKHRRKLRKLYLDSKRSKITKKIISRGGASTSSSSTRILLNNKENLTPNISITTFPTESSTVIGTSNHLNSSFNVRSSIITQSTLKKKGNVLQDQFITPNRTPFTNIANTIPANNSNYLSNVAYSSGAFSNQNRNTNVLHDSSTSTRRMTRSNKEDITPTSCITNIRSQVQTEPQFSNAMSSLNRISSDNIASSSTLPLNDCYSLNPRITNKRNTTSLTSEFSSIKKMSSGKRRLIHKPIEIEPIPMAVLDSDDENHVNEVVLDTTKGVSKDYVDHGDQSLTCGLCFAKLWPTEGGKGRITLQKQTYSLCCGYGKVDLPEYKDSDPSYQMLFRCLDQESKISGQNAHSMGSLLPKHGAQPKFSQLYIYDTENELANRELLFSDSSSKALIRAKELDVKFIKFITNMLDSTNMLVKTYRMRDRDGRTYNLPTCSEVAALIVDEPDLKIESRDIIVEMRSGDLKRISELHPSYLALQIQDRHNKFSLILNARRLFQQFLVDAYTMIESERLNYIRFQQIKLRSDSLNSLKNVQDVGQSDLSHT; this comes from the exons ATGGAAAACGATGATCGGATCACATTGCTAAACGATATCGATGCCACAAACTACACTATCAAGGTTAAAATTGTTAGTTTGTGGAGGAAAAAGATGAGGGATAATGAAAGGGAGACATATCGAATAGATATGATACTGATGGATAAAAAG GGTAGCAAGATTCAAGCTTCTTGCTTGCATAGGCTATTTTCAAAGTTTGAGAGACATCTTAATGTTGATGAATGCCTTATCATTAAATGGCCATCTCTTGCTGGGAACACTGTATCTTTCAAGATTGTTCCTAACAATCAGAAGCTctctttttattatcataccttTGTGGAAAAGTGCAATATATGGGAAGGTTCGCAATACGGTTTCAATTTTGTTGAGTTTAATGATGTTCTTTCTAAGAAAATAAAAGAGGGTACGACAGtag ATTTCATTGGGTATGTTGGTGTTTGTTATAACATTGAGGAGACTAACAAAAAGGATGGTAGTAAAGGGAAACGCCTTAATCTTAAGCTTCAAGATCTTGA AGATGTTCAGATCGATTTAACTCTTTGGGACGATTACGCTAAGGACATGTATTCTTACATGGTTAACGAAAAGCGTGAAGCACATGTTGTCGTTGTTGTCCATTTTGGTGCAGTTAAAACATACAAAG GCAAATGGGGATTTTCCAATAACTTTGATGGTTCAAGACTTTTCATTAACGACAACTTTGATGACATGCTATTGTTCAAGCAAAA GTTTCTTGCAAAACTTTCTGCTTCAAGTGAGTCAAGTAGCCATGCTGGGTCATATATGATGTGTTCTGTCGAAGATGATCTTTTAAAGAATGATGTTTTTTCACCAATTGCTTATCTTCCATCAATCTTAGAGGTTTTCCTTAACATTTAttgttttatgtttt CCAAAGAAAGTTGTGTTGTTGGAACTATTGTAGCAATCGTTTCAGATAAGATGTGGTATTATGATGGGTGTAACTATTGCAAGTCAAAAGTTGAGAAAAAGTTTGAAACCTATGATAAGGATGATGGAACAAGTGATGTTAGAGATGCGAAGTTGTATCAATGTTCTAACAAGGATTGTAATGGAAAAGAAGTTTTCCCGCTGTCCAG GTTTAAAATACCGGTTCGCGTTCAAGATTCAACCGGAACTGTGACGCTTACATTATTTGACCATGAGGCGTTGAAGTTTGTTGGGAAAACTGCAAAGGAACTTATTCAAATTCAGGACGAG ttaTTGAAGACAAATGATTTCTCAAGAGAATATCCCGTTGAATTTGAAGAGTTGGTTAATCTAA TTGTTACAACTGATGATGACATCTTGGATAAGCTcaacaaaaaatttaaaatagaCCAA ATTGATGTTTCTGAAACTTTTGGTATGAGTCAGTCTGAGTTGCAAACTTCTGCTGCTGAAGGTTTGAAG GATGCTGATTCTTACACTGGGGATGGGGATAACACCACACCTGTTTCAAAGGATTATGCGGTTGACTTGAAACAATCATCTTCTGATATGAAGCGTAACCTTGATGATGTTTATTTGAATGAAGTTGGATTGGCGTCGTCAGCAA cTGAGCAAGCTAAATGTAAGCGTTCGTTAAGAAAGCTATATATTGATAGTAAGAAATCAAGTGCAGTTGCTTTTCCGGATTATGTTGTCAGAG cTGTAGAGGCTAAACACAGGCGCAAGTTAAGAAAACTATACCTTGATAGTAAGAGATCAAAGATTACTAAAAAAATCATTTCTAGAGGTGGTGCTTcaacatcgtcatcatcaacacGAATCCTTTTAAATAACAAAGAGAATTTAACTCCCAATATTTCAATCACAACCTTTCCTACCGAATCTTCAACTGTTATTGGGACAA GTAATCATTTAAATTCGTCCTTTAATGTAAGATCTTCCATTATTACACAATCTActttgaagaagaaaggaaaTGTACTACAAGATCAGTTTATAACACCTAACCGTACACCATTTACAAACATAGCAAACACAATACCAG cAAATAATTCTAATTATTTGAGTAATGTAGCATATTCATCTGGAGCGTTTTCAAATCAGAATAGAAACACAAATGTTTTGCATGATTCTTCTACCTCAACACGACGAATGACGAGGTCAAACAAAGAAGACATAACACCAACTTCGTGTATTACAAACATACGTTCTCAAGTTCAAACTGAACCGCAGTTTTCTAATGCTATGTCTTCTTTGAATCGTATATCATCGG ATAATATTGCAAGCTCATCAACTTTACCATTGAATGATTGCTATTCTCTTAATCCCAGAATAACCAATAAACGTAACACAACATCTTTGACCTCTGAATTTAGCTCGATAAAAAAGATGTCTTCTGGAAAGCGTAGACTTATTCATAAACCAATTGAAATAGAACCCATACCAATGGCTGTTCTTGATTCTGATGACGAAAATCATGTTAACGAGGTTGTGTTAGACACCACCAAAGGCGTATCTAAAG ATTATGTTGACCATGGTGACCAATCTCTTACGTGTGGTTTATGCTTTGCAAAGTTATGGCCAACCGAAGGTGGAAAGGGTCGCATTACACTTCAAAAGCAAACATATAGCTTATGTTGTGGATATGGTAAAGTTGATTTGCCTGAATATAAAGATTCTGATCCATCTTATCAGATGCTTTTTCGCTGTTTAGATCAGGAAAGCAA AATCAGTGGTCAGAATGCACATAGTATGGGTAGTCTTCTTCCTAAGCATGGAGCCCAGCCAAAATTTTCACAGCTTTATATCTATGATACTGAGAATGAGCTTGCTAATAGGGAGTTGTTATtcag TGATTCTTCAAGCAAAGCATTGATAAGGGCAAAGGAACTTGATGTTAAGTTTATAAAGTTTATTACGAACATGTTAGATTCTACAAATATGTTGGTTAAAACTTACAGGATG AGAGATCGAGACGGTAGGACTTACAATTTACCTACGTGTTCTGAAGTTGCTGCTTTGATAGTTGATGAACCTGATCTCAAGATTGAAAGCCGTGATATTATTGTCGAAATGCGTTCCGGAGATCTTAAGCGTATTAGCGAGTTACATCCTTCTTATCTTGCTCTAca AATTCAGGATAGGCATAACAAGTTTTCCCTAATTCTTAATGCAAGAAGGTTGTTTCAGCAGTTTTTAGTCGATGCCTACACAATGATTGAAAGTGAGAGGCTAAACTATATACGTTTTCAGCAAATCAAACTGAGATCTGATTCGCTTAACAGTCTTAAAAATGTTCAAGATGTTGGTCAGAGTGATTTGAGTCATACATGA